Genomic segment of Tissierella sp.:
TAAGAGAAGGTATTTCAGGAAATCTATGTAGATGTACTGGATATAATAAAATGCTGGATGCAACTGAAATGGCTATAAAATATATGGAGGAGGAGAAAGAGTAATGAAACTAAATGTAGTAGGAAAAAGTGTTGTCAGAGTCGATGCATATAGTAAAGTTACTGGTAGTGCCCTTTATCCTCAGGACATATATTTAGATGATATGGTTTATGGAAAGACCCTAAGATCAGAAAGACCTCATGCCAAGATTAACATAGATGTGACAGAAGCAGAAGAAATCCAAGGTGTATTAAAGGTTTTCACCTATAAAGATGTGCCAAAGGAAAATATCCATGGAGTAGTACTAAAAGATCATGAAGTATTTGCAAGTGAAAAGGTTATAAGAATTGGGGAACCCATAGCATTTATTGTAGCAGAAAGTGAGAAAGTTTGCGATGAAGCATACAATAAAGTCAAAATAGAATATGAAGATTTACCAGCTGTATTTGATCCAGTAGAAGCTATGAAAGAAGATGCACCCAAGGTTCATGGAGAGTCGAATATTATATTTAACTATAAATTAAGACATGGAGATATAGAAGAAGGCAAGAAAAAATGCAAGTATATAGTTGAAAACACATATTATTCACCTATGGTAGAGCATGCATTTTTACAGCCAGAAGCAGGTCTAGCATATCTTGAAGAAGATGGAACACTAGTAGTTGCAGTAGCCACTCAATATCCACATTATGATAGAGAAGAAATAGCTATTAACTTAGGGATACCGGAAGAAAATATCAAGGTAATCAATACAGCCGTAGGTGGAGCATTTGGAGCTAGAGAAGATATTTCGCCACAGATACATTTAGCATTGGCTGCCTATACATTAAAGAGACCAATCAAGGTTATATATTCAAGGGAAGAATCATTTTTAACCCATTCAAAGCGTCACTCAATGACTATGAAATATAAGACTGGGGCAGATGAAGATGGCTTCTTACAATATATGGAGGCAGAAATAATAGGGGACTCTGGAGCACATTGCTCATGGGCTATAAATGTACTGAGAAAAGCTGGTGTGCATGCTACTGGACCTTATGTCATACCAAATGTGAAAGTAGACACATATGCAGTATATACAAACAATCCATTTACTGGAGCAATGAGGGGATTCGGTGCAACTCAAGTACCTATAGCCCACGAACAACAAATGGATATATTAGCAGAAAAATTAGGTATGGACCCTATTGAATTTAGGATGAAGAATATATTCAGACTAGGTTCTACTACAGCTACAGGACAGGTATTAGTAGACAGTGTTCCTTTAGATAAATGTATAGAAGAAGTCAATGAGCATTTTAATTTCTCCGAAGAAGCAAAGGAGGGAGCAATATGAAGAAAATTGGTAAGGGTATAGGAGTTTCTTTCTATGGAACTGGTTATGGCAATGGTTTTCCAGATGTATCAAGAGCAATAATAAGGCTTCTTCCAGAAGGGAAAATAGGCATATATTGTGGAGTTACAGAGGTAGGGCAAGGTGCAAAAACATCAATGAGACAAATAGCTGCTGAAGTACTTGGTCTAGGAGTAGAAGATATAGAATTAGTACATGAAAATACATCATTAATGCCTGATTCTGGAACTGCAGCTGCAACTAGACAAACATATAATACTGGAAATGCTATAAAGATAGCATGTGAAAATATGAGAACTGAATTATTTAAAAAGACAAAGGAAGCCCTAAGTCTAAATTCTACAGCAGGGCTAGTTCTAGAAAATGGAGAAATAATATTAGGCTTTTTTCCACAAAAAAGAATTTCCTTTAAAGAATTAGCAGAGATATATAAGGGAGAAAAAATCCTTGAGGCTAGTGGCGAATTTACTGCTCAAACAACTCAAATGGATGAGGAAACAGGACAGGGTGCTCCTTATTGGCCTTATACATTCAATGCATGTGCAGTTGAAGTAGAAGTTGATACTAATACAGGTATAGTCAATCTACTAAGAGCTACCTTTGCACAAGATGCTGGTCGTGCGGTAAATCCACAATTGTTAGAAGGTCAAATGGATGGTGGATTTGCCATGGGACTTGGTTATGCCTTATTTGAAGACTTGAATATTGAAAATGGAAAAATGAAAAATAATAAATTTTCTAAATATCTCATACCTACAGCTATGGATATGATAGATATAAAGAATATTATAGTAGAAGATCCCGAATCAACTGCTCCTTATGGGGCAAAGGGCATAGGTGAGCCTGTGATGATACCCATAGCTCCTGCAATATTAAATGCAATCTATGATGCAATTGGTGTTAGAATCAAAGAACTTCCTGTAACACCAGAAAAGCTAATGAAGGCCATAAGGGAAAGTGCATAAAATGAAAAACTACGAGATTCTCGACCTAGATTTAGAAAAAAGACATTTAATTTCTTTCGTAGGAGCTGGTGGAAAAAGCACATCTATGGATATTCTAGCAAAAGAGTTTAAAGATATGGGTAAAAAAGTTTTAGTGACTACTACAACAGTAATATTTCATCAGCAACATATAGATAATGATGAGTTTGTTCTAGGGGAATTAAATTATGATCTAATTCCCTTAAAAGGCTCTATTACTTTATATGGCAGAAGTATGGATGATGGAAAGATACGAGGAGTTTCTGAAGATGAAGTAATAGAGATATACAATAGAGGAATTTTTGATATTATTTTAGTAGAAGCTGATGGAGCAAGGATGAAACCAATAAAAGCTCCAGCCAATCATGAGCCAGTGGTACCAAATATTACAACCATGACAATTGGGGTAATAGGTCTTGATGCCATAGGTAAGCCCTTGGATGAAGAACATGTACACAGGGCTGAAATACTAGGATCAGTTTTAAATGTGGATTTGCCACATTATGTTGATGTCAATGATATTGTGAAACTTGCCTCAAGTGAGGATGGGTTATTTAAGAGAACCTCTGGTAGGAAAGTACTATTTCTCAACAAGGCAGACAATATAGAGTTGCTTCACCTAGGAGAAGTAATCAGAAGACAATTGCTTGAAAAGGGAATTAGGGATGTATATGTAGGAGAGCGTGGCAAATTGTGCTAATAAATATGAGGGGGACAATTACTTGAAAAGAAACATTAAAAGTATTATTGGAATTTTATTATTAGCAATTATTTTCTTTGGAGTTAACCATCTAACTGCAATGTATTTAAACAACATGTATATTAAAATTGGAATTCTTCTAATTCTTTCAGTCATATTTACTTTAGTGATAGTTCAGCTGCAAAAGAACAGAGGAGTAGAGGAAATAGTAGAGCTTGTATCAAAGATAAATGACCTAGATTTTACAATACAACAGGATATGGTTTTATCTGAAGAAGCAAAAGAAAATATTTATAATGTAGCCAAACAGATTAGAAACAATCTAAGGACTCAAGTAGAGATATCCACTGAAATATTTAATGAATGTGAGAGCTTGGGAGTATTGTCAACGGATAGTTTATCCTCAGCAGAGCTTGTAGCCACATCAGTAGAGATATCTGACTCCAATACAAGAGAACAATCTCTTATGCTAAAGAAAACCAACGATTTAACAGATGAGATAATTAGCTCAATGAAGAATGTTGAGAGAGACATAATGGACAAGATTCAATTTATAGCATCTTCTATTACATCAGCTCAAAAGGGCTTAGGTAAAATCCATGGTATTGAGGATAGAATAAAAAATTCTAAGTCCATGGTAAAGGAAACTTCTCAGCAAATGACAAAGCTTAAAAACTATTCTGATGAAGTAGGAGGACTAGTAGATTTAATTCATTCAATATCCAGTGAAACAAAGATGCTTTCCTTAAATGCTTCAATAGAAGCAGCTAGAGCAGGGGAAGAGGGTAAGGGTTTTTCTGTTGTAGCTACAGAAGTAGGTAAACTAGCTGAAGAAACAGATAAAGTATCTAAGAAGATTGAAGAAGTAATGAATGTACTTAGAGATGAAATCGCATCAATTACAAGTTCCATGGTTGAAGAAATGGAGTACATGGATGAAAACTGCAAGGTAATTGAAGTTACAAACGAAGAACTAGGATCAATAGTGGAGACTTTGAATCTAGGTAAAGAAAGTTTAGAGCAAATAAAAGATGTTACAGGGCAAAACAATAAAATGATAGAAGAAGTGACTATAAATATTGATAAAATCACACAATTCTCTGAAGAAACTTCTTCTCAAATGGTTCAAACAACTGATCAAACTATGGATCAGCATAATAGAGCAAAATCTGTAGCTACAGCAGTAGAAAAAATCAGAGATAATGTATACAATATGCAGCAATTTGTAGTAGGTAAAGTCATGGAAGAGAAGATGTTAAAACAAGCTTATGAAGTGAAAGATTTCTTTATTAACAATAAAAATGTATCTGATAATCAAATCAAGCAGTTAATTAAAGAAGTTGGTATTGATGCAATATATATAACTGATTCATCAGGTATTGT
This window contains:
- a CDS encoding methyl-accepting chemotaxis protein; translation: MKRNIKSIIGILLLAIIFFGVNHLTAMYLNNMYIKIGILLILSVIFTLVIVQLQKNRGVEEIVELVSKINDLDFTIQQDMVLSEEAKENIYNVAKQIRNNLRTQVEISTEIFNECESLGVLSTDSLSSAELVATSVEISDSNTREQSLMLKKTNDLTDEIISSMKNVERDIMDKIQFIASSITSAQKGLGKIHGIEDRIKNSKSMVKETSQQMTKLKNYSDEVGGLVDLIHSISSETKMLSLNASIEAARAGEEGKGFSVVATEVGKLAEETDKVSKKIEEVMNVLRDEIASITSSMVEEMEYMDENCKVIEVTNEELGSIVETLNLGKESLEQIKDVTGQNNKMIEEVTINIDKITQFSEETSSQMVQTTDQTMDQHNRAKSVATAVEKIRDNVYNMQQFVVGKVMEEKMLKQAYEVKDFFINNKNVSDNQIKQLIKEVGIDAIYITDSSGIVEYTNEKDAIGLNLYVADPSFADFESKKKEYIVTPIKKRMEDGKLFKFLTVTDENKKLYEVGLGIESLLKDI
- the yqeC gene encoding selenium cofactor biosynthesis protein YqeC — translated: MKNYEILDLDLEKRHLISFVGAGGKSTSMDILAKEFKDMGKKVLVTTTTVIFHQQHIDNDEFVLGELNYDLIPLKGSITLYGRSMDDGKIRGVSEDEVIEIYNRGIFDIILVEADGARMKPIKAPANHEPVVPNITTMTIGVIGLDAIGKPLDEEHVHRAEILGSVLNVDLPHYVDVNDIVKLASSEDGLFKRTSGRKVLFLNKADNIELLHLGEVIRRQLLEKGIRDVYVGERGKLC
- a CDS encoding molybdopterin cofactor-binding domain-containing protein: MKLNVVGKSVVRVDAYSKVTGSALYPQDIYLDDMVYGKTLRSERPHAKINIDVTEAEEIQGVLKVFTYKDVPKENIHGVVLKDHEVFASEKVIRIGEPIAFIVAESEKVCDEAYNKVKIEYEDLPAVFDPVEAMKEDAPKVHGESNIIFNYKLRHGDIEEGKKKCKYIVENTYYSPMVEHAFLQPEAGLAYLEEDGTLVVAVATQYPHYDREEIAINLGIPEENIKVINTAVGGAFGAREDISPQIHLALAAYTLKRPIKVIYSREESFLTHSKRHSMTMKYKTGADEDGFLQYMEAEIIGDSGAHCSWAINVLRKAGVHATGPYVIPNVKVDTYAVYTNNPFTGAMRGFGATQVPIAHEQQMDILAEKLGMDPIEFRMKNIFRLGSTTATGQVLVDSVPLDKCIEEVNEHFNFSEEAKEGAI
- a CDS encoding molybdopterin cofactor-binding domain-containing protein is translated as MKKIGKGIGVSFYGTGYGNGFPDVSRAIIRLLPEGKIGIYCGVTEVGQGAKTSMRQIAAEVLGLGVEDIELVHENTSLMPDSGTAAATRQTYNTGNAIKIACENMRTELFKKTKEALSLNSTAGLVLENGEIILGFFPQKRISFKELAEIYKGEKILEASGEFTAQTTQMDEETGQGAPYWPYTFNACAVEVEVDTNTGIVNLLRATFAQDAGRAVNPQLLEGQMDGGFAMGLGYALFEDLNIENGKMKNNKFSKYLIPTAMDMIDIKNIIVEDPESTAPYGAKGIGEPVMIPIAPAILNAIYDAIGVRIKELPVTPEKLMKAIRESA